The proteins below come from a single Arthrobacter sp. B1I2 genomic window:
- a CDS encoding acyl-CoA dehydrogenase family protein, with protein sequence MTTTSPAHVPTRTGRSTSFPAGTVEPGYLLTEALGTDPASVLAGVSDEDRAYWDRARRFVQDEVLPVIDGYWERGEYPLHLLRRLGELDLLRDGVPVDGFAPMSSMAAGLVNMEISRGDGSVATMIAVQGGLALRSVAECGSAAQRERWLPAIASGTEYAAFALTEPTHGSDSVALESTATRTDGGFLLNGEKKWIGNGSIGGVSIVWARGEDGQVHGYLVPQDSPGYTATKIEGKLALRAIWQAHIRLEDVFVPEGNVLPGARTFKDTARVLLATRLGVAWSAVGHATACYETAVQYAKQRKQFGRPLAASQIVQERLARMLSELATMQLMVVQMTRLDEAGTLTPEQASLAKYTCTRTARGIASNARDLLGGNGILLENRVARHLADIEAIHTYEGTETMQALIIGRGITGTSAFA encoded by the coding sequence ATGACGACGACGTCGCCCGCCCACGTGCCCACGCGCACCGGACGCTCCACCAGCTTCCCTGCCGGCACCGTGGAGCCGGGCTACCTCCTGACCGAGGCCCTGGGGACGGATCCGGCGTCCGTCCTGGCCGGCGTCAGCGACGAGGACCGAGCCTACTGGGACCGCGCGCGCCGCTTCGTCCAGGATGAGGTCCTCCCCGTCATCGATGGCTACTGGGAACGCGGTGAGTATCCGCTGCACCTGCTCCGGCGCCTGGGTGAACTGGACCTGCTGCGCGACGGCGTTCCGGTGGACGGCTTCGCTCCGATGAGCAGCATGGCCGCCGGACTGGTGAACATGGAAATAAGCCGCGGTGACGGCTCCGTGGCAACAATGATCGCGGTCCAGGGCGGCCTGGCCCTGCGGTCCGTTGCCGAATGCGGGTCTGCGGCGCAGCGGGAGCGCTGGCTGCCGGCGATCGCCAGCGGCACCGAGTACGCGGCGTTCGCGCTGACGGAGCCCACCCACGGCTCCGACTCGGTGGCCCTGGAAAGCACGGCGACCCGTACTGACGGCGGTTTCCTGCTCAACGGTGAGAAGAAGTGGATCGGCAACGGCTCTATCGGCGGCGTCAGCATCGTGTGGGCGCGGGGTGAGGACGGCCAGGTCCACGGCTACCTGGTTCCGCAGGACTCCCCCGGGTACACCGCGACCAAAATCGAAGGCAAACTTGCCCTGCGTGCCATCTGGCAGGCCCACATCAGGCTGGAGGACGTCTTCGTCCCGGAAGGGAACGTCCTTCCCGGCGCACGTACTTTCAAGGACACAGCCCGTGTGCTGCTGGCGACCCGACTGGGGGTGGCCTGGTCCGCCGTCGGCCACGCCACCGCCTGCTACGAAACGGCCGTCCAGTACGCCAAGCAGCGCAAGCAGTTCGGCCGGCCGCTGGCCGCCTCCCAGATCGTCCAGGAACGGTTGGCCCGGATGCTCAGCGAACTTGCCACCATGCAGCTGATGGTGGTGCAGATGACGCGCCTCGATGAGGCCGGAACGCTCACACCGGAGCAGGCATCGCTGGCCAAGTACACCTGCACCCGCACTGCGCGGGGCATCGCCTCCAACGCCCGCGACCTGCTGGGCGGCAACGGCATCCTCCTGGAAAACCGCGTGGCCCGGCACCTGGCCGATATTGAAGCCATCCACACCTACGAAGGCACCGAGACCATGCAGGCCCTGATCATCGGCCGGGGCATCACCGGCACCTCCGCCTTCGCCTGA
- a CDS encoding NAD-dependent epimerase/dehydratase family protein — protein sequence MVTPAAADTVAPRSILFIGGTGVISAAAAERAVALGHRLTILNRGQSTRPVPDGTEVLHADVRDAASVREVLGGREFDAVADFISYTPDQAQTSMDLFRERTGQYVFISSASAYQKPPTRLPILESTPLKNPFWQYSRDKIACEELLYRAYREQDFPLTVIRPSHTYDRTKIAMVGGWTDIHRMRSGLPVMVHGDGTSLWTLTHSRDFAKAFVGLLGRPQAVGESYTITSDEYLPWNQIYRLFARAAGVREPELVHVASETIAAHDQELGSNLLGDRSHSVVFDNTKIKSLVPDYTATIPFADGAREIVEWYDSHPELQQVNEAYMQLSDKLTSWSRQGA from the coding sequence GTGGTAACCCCGGCAGCGGCCGATACGGTGGCGCCCAGGAGCATCCTTTTCATCGGCGGCACCGGGGTCATCAGCGCGGCGGCGGCGGAACGCGCCGTCGCGCTGGGCCACCGGCTGACCATCCTGAACCGGGGCCAGTCCACCAGGCCGGTCCCGGACGGGACGGAAGTGCTGCACGCGGATGTCCGCGATGCCGCGTCGGTCCGGGAGGTCCTGGGCGGCAGGGAGTTCGACGCCGTCGCGGACTTCATCTCCTACACCCCGGACCAGGCGCAAACAAGCATGGACCTGTTCCGGGAGCGGACCGGCCAGTACGTCTTCATCAGCTCCGCCTCCGCGTACCAGAAGCCACCCACCAGGCTGCCCATCCTGGAGTCAACGCCGCTGAAAAACCCCTTCTGGCAGTACTCCCGGGACAAGATCGCATGCGAGGAACTGCTCTACCGGGCCTACCGGGAGCAGGACTTTCCACTGACCGTAATCCGGCCATCGCACACCTACGACCGCACCAAGATTGCCATGGTGGGCGGCTGGACGGACATCCACCGCATGCGCAGCGGCCTTCCGGTGATGGTCCATGGCGACGGCACCTCGCTGTGGACGCTGACACACAGCAGGGACTTCGCCAAGGCATTCGTCGGCCTGCTGGGAAGGCCGCAGGCGGTGGGCGAAAGCTACACCATCACCTCGGATGAGTACCTGCCCTGGAACCAGATCTATCGGCTCTTTGCCAGGGCAGCAGGTGTGCGGGAACCGGAACTGGTTCACGTGGCGTCGGAAACCATCGCCGCCCACGACCAGGAACTGGGCTCCAACCTCCTGGGCGACCGGTCCCATTCGGTGGTCTTTGACAACACCAAGATCAAGTCCCTGGTCCCGGACTACACCGCCACCATCCCGTTCGCGGACGGGGCCCGGGAGATTGTCGAGTGGTACGACAGCCACCCGGAGTTGCAGCAGGTGAATGAGGCCTACATGCAGCTCTCCGACAAGCTCACCAGCTGGTCCCGGCAGGGCGCCTGA
- a CDS encoding TetR/AcrR family transcriptional regulator → MTLPPSEQPVVDTPVAAAIGLLARQGFDATSVEELAEASGMSRSTFFRRFGSKEDVVFADHERILSQVNHRLAESRLEPLAAVADAALLVFDHHLRNRETSRARYELLQAVPALRDRELVTSHRYERAFLQYLNDKLPRDGRRGYKAVAFAAAVVAVHNAFLRQWLRASPEAAEAADGDRKRAAALAGELRSLAETFRPALLAATAATEPARTVVVTVLPGSADKEAVAQAVRDALP, encoded by the coding sequence ATGACGTTGCCCCCTTCCGAACAACCCGTCGTCGATACACCTGTTGCGGCCGCCATCGGACTCCTGGCCAGGCAGGGTTTCGACGCAACGTCCGTTGAGGAACTTGCAGAGGCTTCGGGCATGAGCCGCAGCACGTTCTTCCGGCGATTCGGGTCCAAGGAGGACGTTGTCTTCGCTGACCATGAGCGGATCCTGAGCCAGGTGAACCACCGGCTCGCGGAATCGAGGCTGGAGCCCCTGGCCGCCGTTGCGGACGCGGCATTGCTGGTCTTCGACCACCACCTGCGCAACCGGGAAACGTCGCGTGCCCGGTACGAACTTCTGCAGGCGGTTCCGGCCCTGCGGGACCGGGAGCTGGTCACCTCGCATCGGTACGAGCGGGCGTTCCTGCAGTACCTGAATGACAAGCTGCCCCGGGACGGGCGGCGCGGGTACAAGGCCGTGGCCTTCGCCGCAGCCGTGGTGGCCGTGCATAACGCCTTCCTTCGGCAGTGGCTGCGCGCCTCGCCCGAGGCCGCGGAAGCAGCGGATGGCGACCGGAAAAGGGCCGCAGCCCTCGCGGGCGAACTCCGGTCCCTGGCGGAAACCTTCAGGCCCGCACTCCTTGCCGCCACTGCTGCCACCGAACCGGCGCGGACCGTCGTCGTGACCGTCCTTCCGGGCTCGGCCGATAAGGAAGCGGTGGCCCAAGCGGTCCGGGACGCACTTCCCTGA
- a CDS encoding aldo/keto reductase — translation MQYTHLGRSGLKVSRLCLGTMNFGPQTEEADAHSIMDSAHEAGINFFDTANVYGGVDHRGWTEEIIGRWFAKGGERREHTVLATKLYGTMTDRPNESKLSALNIRRALDASLKRLQTDYIDVYQFHHIDRDTPWDEIWQAIEVAVQQGKILYSGSSNFAGWHIAQAQEAARRRNYTGLVSEQSIYNLFMRQVELEVIPAAQQYGLGLIPWSPLQGGLLGGVLKKEREGVRRTEGRAAETLKKHQDQIRQYEDFADELGHEPGDVALAWLLHQPAVTAPIVGPRTQEQLDAAIRALDVTLDADALKKLDDIFPGHRTAPEDYAW, via the coding sequence ATGCAGTACACCCACCTGGGCCGCTCCGGCCTGAAAGTCTCCCGCCTCTGCCTGGGCACCATGAACTTCGGCCCCCAGACGGAGGAGGCGGACGCCCACAGCATCATGGACTCGGCCCACGAGGCCGGCATCAACTTCTTCGACACCGCCAATGTCTATGGCGGCGTGGACCACCGCGGCTGGACTGAGGAAATCATCGGCCGCTGGTTCGCCAAGGGCGGCGAGCGCCGTGAGCACACCGTGCTGGCCACCAAGCTCTACGGCACCATGACGGACCGGCCCAATGAATCCAAACTCTCGGCGCTGAACATCCGCCGGGCACTGGATGCCAGCCTCAAGCGCCTGCAGACCGACTACATCGACGTGTACCAGTTCCACCACATCGATCGCGATACTCCGTGGGATGAGATCTGGCAGGCCATCGAAGTGGCCGTGCAGCAGGGGAAGATCCTGTACTCGGGCAGCAGCAACTTCGCCGGCTGGCACATCGCCCAGGCGCAGGAAGCCGCCCGTCGGCGGAACTACACCGGCCTGGTCAGCGAGCAGTCCATCTACAACCTGTTCATGCGCCAGGTGGAACTGGAGGTCATCCCGGCCGCGCAGCAGTACGGCCTGGGCCTCATCCCCTGGTCGCCGCTGCAGGGCGGACTCCTGGGCGGTGTCCTGAAGAAGGAACGCGAGGGCGTGCGGCGCACCGAAGGACGGGCTGCAGAAACGCTGAAGAAGCACCAGGACCAGATCCGCCAGTACGAGGACTTCGCCGACGAACTGGGGCATGAACCCGGCGATGTTGCCCTGGCCTGGCTCCTGCACCAGCCTGCCGTGACCGCCCCGATCGTGGGTCCGCGGACGCAGGAACAGCTGGACGCTGCCATCCGGGCCCTGGACGTCACGCTGGATGCCGATGCGCTTAAGAAGCTGGACGACATCTTCCCCGGACACCGAACGGCACCGGAAGACTACGCGTGGTAA
- a CDS encoding aldo/keto reductase: protein MSELTLNNGVTIPQLGFGVFQVPPEDTQRTVEDALEAGYRHIDTAAAYRNEAGVGAALAATGISREDIFVTTKLRNGEQARAQEAFQNSRKALGLDFIDLYLIHWPVPSQGLFVQAWKEMERLYENKEIRAIGVSNFLSDHLDTLLESAETVPAVNQIELHPSYQQADLAAKCRSLGIAVESYSPLGQGGDLNGNAVTAIAGAHNASTAQVVLAWHLANGNIVIPKSANPDRIRENFAASSLKLSQDELAAITALESGARIGSDPAVAAFTQM, encoded by the coding sequence ATGTCAGAGCTGACACTCAACAACGGCGTCACCATTCCGCAGCTTGGCTTCGGCGTTTTCCAGGTCCCGCCGGAAGACACCCAGCGGACCGTGGAGGACGCCCTGGAAGCGGGCTACCGCCACATCGACACCGCCGCCGCCTACCGCAACGAGGCCGGAGTGGGGGCAGCGCTGGCCGCTACCGGAATCTCCCGCGAGGACATCTTCGTCACCACCAAGCTCCGCAACGGCGAGCAGGCCCGGGCGCAGGAGGCCTTCCAGAACAGCCGCAAGGCACTGGGCCTGGACTTCATCGACCTCTACCTCATCCACTGGCCGGTCCCGTCGCAGGGGCTGTTCGTCCAGGCCTGGAAGGAGATGGAGCGGCTTTACGAGAACAAGGAAATCCGCGCCATCGGCGTCTCCAACTTCCTCTCCGACCACCTGGACACGCTGCTGGAGTCGGCTGAAACCGTGCCGGCCGTTAACCAGATCGAGCTGCACCCCAGCTACCAGCAGGCGGACCTTGCGGCGAAGTGCCGGAGCCTGGGCATCGCCGTGGAGTCTTACAGCCCGCTGGGGCAGGGCGGGGACCTGAACGGAAACGCCGTCACGGCAATCGCCGGCGCGCACAACGCCAGCACGGCCCAGGTGGTGCTCGCCTGGCACCTTGCCAACGGAAACATCGTCATTCCCAAATCGGCAAACCCGGACAGGATCCGGGAAAACTTCGCAGCCTCGTCCCTGAAGCTGTCCCAGGACGAACTGGCCGCCATCACCGCCCTGGAGTCCGGCGCCCGCATTGGCTCCGATCCCGCCGTCGCCGCCTTCACCCAGATGTAG